aattcttcaGTAAATGTATATTTTTCGTCTGACCTTGTAATCTTCAAATGACCAAAATTATAATCAAACCCAAGACTCCAATAACACGTATCACTATGTTTAGGTTTATTATCTATGGCAAAATGTTTCACGACAAAACTAGGTTCATCTGTAGTGAGTAATCTTAGACATTGGCCGTTCTCATAAAACCTCAGATATCTATAATAGGTGATCATGTGAACCGGGTTTAAAAGGGACGATGAGCCCTCTGCATTGGAACCATACCTCAGGTAATTTACCACACTAATATAAATACCTTCAAATTTGATATATGGTCTTTCCTTTAACATACAGATATCATCCCCTTGCCacatttcttgttcaaacaTACTTACGTTGCTTATCCCATTAAGGTCCATTGCCATTTGATCATACTTCTGTTTGGGATATATGTACTTCGCAAAGGTTTTGAAAGGCATAGAGTCATGGAAGCAAAGTCTATTGAAAGTGGAACAACTCATCGACAAATTTACCCATGATTCACCGGACATCAACACAACCTTTTTGATAATTCTCAGTAAAATATCATTGGGCAGCATTTCCAAAATCCAACAGGGGGGGAGTTCGACATCGTCAGTAGCACGAGCACTGTCTTTATCTGCTGTGTCCTGGACATTTGAGCTTTCAGAAAGAACGGATAATTCCGACAATTTTTTGTGCAATGACCACTCATCGTGCAATTTTTTCCTATAAATTCTTTCTACGTTGTCATGGATCTTCAATGCACTTCTATAAAAGTTTATGGCATCTGACATCGACccatctttttctttcaatacACCCTTTTCCCAAATACTAACAGCTTCTCTAGCCCTGGGGTCCTTCTCGTAATCCACAGTCATTAGCTTGATGAATTTATGATATGGGGATACATGTGTCGTCACCAAAAGCAATGCGGTATCCTTCCTTTTCCCTTACGTTCGTTCGCTGACCAGTTCGTGTGATGAttttacatatatatatataattaaGTTTGCTATTTCGTAGGCTCTTAAAAGCGCCGAAAAAGATAGAGAAGGGGAAGAGATAAAGAAGTTCTAAACAAAAGTTACTTGTACACGTATATAAAGATATCTACTCTTGCGAATGTACATTTCGTTAAATCATTATTTGGTGACACCGTCGTTGGTGTTCCCACCGATTAACATATCAATTTCATTCAGTAAGGTGAAGTCAAAATTATATTCTAAT
This DNA window, taken from Saccharomyces eubayanus strain FM1318 chromosome XII, whole genome shotgun sequence, encodes the following:
- the HRT3 gene encoding SCF ubiquitin ligase complex subunit HRT3; this encodes MTVDYEKDPRAREAVSIWEKGVLKEKDGSMSDAINFYRSALKIHDNVERIYRKKLHDEWSLHKKLSELSVLSESSNVQDTADKDSARATDDVELPPCWILEMLPNDILLRIIKKVVLMSGESWVNLSMSCSTFNRLCFHDSMPFKTFAKYIYPKQKYDQMAMDLNGISNVSMFEQEMWQGDDICMLKERPYIKFEGIYISVVNYLRYGSNAEGSSSLLNPVHMITYYRYLRFYENGQCLRLLTTDEPSFVVKHFAIDNKPKHSDTCYWSLGFDYNFGHLKITRSDEKYTFTEEFQIKNQDTKRYQKLKWLSSTVVDKEGNASDCSLRNEKSFYFSRVKSFKGVNANR